A genome region from Bacillaceae bacterium IKA-2 includes the following:
- a CDS encoding sensor histidine kinase, with protein sequence MKNLREKIRKNTGLSPYVWIVFYILPFYFIFESSSTAQIVFGIIMIIGYLICYVLSFASKGWLVYFWTSIQIAIATAMSLLFGYIYFFLFLAFFIGNLKNKITFFILYSVLLVSTFSTIYYGFVTIHNSVLITQLPFVVLSVIAVILLPVSTYNKNKEDKLQGQLEDANKRISELVKLEERQRISRDLHDTLGQKLSLIGLKSDLAGKLIVKDPSQARLELVDVQKTARLALKEVRQMVTKMRGTKLEDEIYRVEQILKAAHIKFRLEGSPKLKNISLIAENVVSMCIKEAVTNIVRHSSATNCSIKIEQTSTELIVDVVDNGTGINFENYLQGNGLQGMKERLEFVNGSLEIVSDSGTTLIIKLPNAYKQAEQEVGL encoded by the coding sequence ATGAAAAATTTAAGAGAGAAAATCCGTAAAAATACCGGACTTAGTCCATATGTTTGGATCGTTTTTTACATTCTGCCCTTTTATTTTATTTTTGAATCATCATCAACTGCACAAATTGTTTTCGGGATTATCATGATTATCGGATATTTAATCTGTTACGTACTATCCTTTGCTTCTAAGGGCTGGCTTGTCTATTTTTGGACAAGTATTCAAATTGCCATTGCTACTGCGATGAGTCTCTTATTTGGCTATATTTATTTTTTTCTATTTTTAGCATTTTTTATTGGTAATCTCAAAAATAAAATTACATTTTTTATCTTATATTCGGTTCTACTAGTCAGTACATTTTCAACTATTTACTATGGCTTTGTAACCATTCACAATAGTGTCCTGATTACTCAATTACCATTTGTTGTCCTTAGTGTAATTGCGGTTATTCTTCTTCCAGTTAGCACTTATAATAAAAATAAAGAAGATAAGCTACAAGGTCAGTTAGAAGATGCAAATAAACGGATTTCTGAGTTGGTTAAATTAGAAGAACGACAAAGAATATCAAGAGATTTGCATGATACGCTTGGTCAAAAGCTTTCTTTAATTGGTTTGAAGAGTGATTTGGCAGGCAAGTTAATTGTTAAAGACCCAAGTCAAGCTCGTCTAGAATTAGTTGATGTTCAGAAAACAGCTAGGCTCGCGTTGAAGGAAGTGCGGCAAATGGTTACCAAGATGCGCGGAACGAAGCTAGAGGACGAAATATATCGAGTCGAACAAATTTTAAAAGCTGCACATATTAAATTTAGATTAGAAGGAAGTCCAAAACTAAAAAATATCTCGTTGATTGCTGAAAATGTCGTGAGTATGTGTATTAAAGAAGCTGTCACAAACATTGTCAGGCATAGCAGTGCGACTAACTGTTCGATAAAAATTGAACAAACTAGTACAGAGCTGATAGTAGATGTCGTCGACAATGGAACTGGGATTAATTTTGAAAATTATTTACAAGGTAATGGGCTTCAAGGAATGAAAGAACGGTTAGAATTCGTTAATGGAAGTTTAGAAATTGTCTCGGATTCAGGAACAACGCTCATTATTAAATTACCAAATGCTTATAAACAAGCAGAACAGGAGGTCGGACTATGA
- a CDS encoding response regulator transcription factor, giving the protein MISIVIAEDQKMLLGALASLLDLEDDMSVVGRANNGEDAIKLVKLHNPEICIMDIEMPLKNGLEAAEELKGSSCKVIILTTFARSGYFERAVKAGVNGYMLKDSSSDELASSIRSVMEGRRIYASELVDEVYSEENPLTERENEVLILMSEGKSTKDIATQLFITAGTVRNYISSILDKLEASNRIEAITRFKEKGWYK; this is encoded by the coding sequence ATGATTAGCATTGTCATTGCTGAGGACCAGAAAATGCTCTTAGGAGCACTTGCTTCATTACTTGATTTAGAAGATGATATGTCTGTTGTCGGAAGAGCTAATAATGGCGAAGATGCCATCAAATTAGTCAAGCTACATAATCCAGAAATATGTATCATGGATATTGAAATGCCTCTTAAAAACGGGCTTGAGGCCGCTGAAGAACTAAAAGGTTCAAGCTGTAAAGTAATTATTTTAACAACGTTTGCAAGGTCTGGGTATTTTGAACGCGCCGTTAAAGCAGGGGTGAATGGCTATATGTTAAAAGACAGTTCTAGCGATGAATTAGCAAGTTCTATCCGCAGTGTTATGGAAGGAAGAAGAATTTACGCTTCAGAGTTGGTCGATGAAGTTTATAGTGAAGAAAACCCGTTAACCGAACGAGAAAATGAAGTACTTATCTTAATGTCGGAAGGTAAGAGTACGAAGGATATTGCAACTCAGCTTTTTATTACAGCAGGGACAGTCCGTAACTATATTTCCTCGATCCTTGATAAATTGGAAGCCAGTAATCGTATCGAAGCAATTACGCGCTTTAAAGAAAAAGGCTGGTATAAATAA
- a CDS encoding cold-shock protein — MQEGTVKWFNAEKGFGFIEIEGGEDVFVHFSAIQGEGFKSLDEGQKVTFDTEQGQRGLQATNVNKA, encoded by the coding sequence ATGCAAGAAGGTACAGTAAAATGGTTTAACGCAGAAAAAGGATTCGGTTTCATTGAAATTGAAGGAGGAGAAGATGTATTCGTACATTTCTCAGCTATCCAAGGCGAAGGCTTTAAATCTTTAGACGAAGGTCAAAAAGTTACATTTGACACTGAGCAAGGCCAACGCGGACTTCAAGCTACTAACGTTAACAAAGCATAA
- a CDS encoding BsuPI-related putative proteinase inhibitor codes for MIEENSFTFSFEQEENIDGLFYYTLKNVSSNNKPIELVFSSSQEIDYVISDLDENELYQYSKENFFTQAMMYKTIGPNEEYIVNVDFRDVFSSLEDEEFDIEIWTVAKGLNARAKIRVILN; via the coding sequence ATGATTGAGGAAAATTCTTTTACATTTTCTTTTGAACAAGAAGAAAATATCGATGGACTATTTTATTATACACTTAAAAATGTAAGCTCCAACAACAAACCAATAGAATTGGTGTTTTCTAGTTCGCAGGAAATTGATTATGTTATTAGTGATCTAGACGAAAATGAATTGTATCAATACAGTAAGGAAAATTTTTTTACTCAAGCAATGATGTACAAAACAATTGGACCAAATGAGGAATATATAGTAAATGTTGATTTTCGTGATGTTTTTAGTTCACTTGAAGACGAAGAATTTGATATTGAAATTTGGACAGTTGCGAAAGGATTAAATGCTCGGGCAAAAATCAGGGTTATTCTCAATTAA
- a CDS encoding efflux RND transporter permease subunit, which yields MFQAIIRKPKITMMFVSILVVVGLLTLFQLPQREIPEFSFDIGIVSTVYPGGAPEEVEQQVTIPLESAIENIAGISKMNSVSTSGFSNIIIEIDDGADKNEVFTSIQQAISQVDAILPEQALTPDFSQIASLGALSNYHILHEDREELYELKNMLYDWQSKVESIPGVERTIVKGFPDQYFLINVDSEKMSSKGLQIPDVIQAVDGELNTAPLGVQQINKQNIQLALTTLKDEAKIGSIFVGLDFNNIPVYLDDIADVGRINETPEDLITFEGQPAVSFTVVPGSGVNIPKLHDQVDKRIMSLAEELPTEMSFDLFYTQKTVVDEIFGDLTLSFALAGLSVVIVTLLGLSLSSAIIVALAIPTSVLIGLIPLPFFGVDLNQISIIGMIIALGILVDDAIVVSDNIRNKYREGLSPLKGALVGSKEVRVSIITSTLTVVFTFLPLVFISGGGGDFIRALPTVLIMTILASTIVALTFVPIFMVWRQTQWQRNKKISQPEPKDGLLGKQLDSLSNWYSESILRRVVRHPWKVAIFGFIVTTSFYGLIPFIPVEFFPSTDRAEVTVEVRMPAGTTIEDTEETLLSMRTFVLAEDEHILETAIYAGSGLPPLFGEGISNSGEETGNLLLRIDRDQQSAVETIARWSNPLQKEFPDAEIELTTIESGPPVGAPIAIKLQGSDVETLIKLSNQIQDQIRELPASGTVLDDMGPLRPTIVYEPVREELEKNGITLKNLSEQIGIRTNGIPLQTFRTAGDATNLKLTLDKVAKNGELDLSKIFLPSQISGFLDEGRPELIGLDVLLTTSEGKEIPQVLRKDGIRTITVRVYPTNDNDAELDSEIKAITDDVRATVSDDYIISLGGETEARTDFILELFTLFLVVLFLIYIVMAIQFNSLTIPFLIMSTVHIAGAGAVIGLFLTQTGLGFMALMGIVSLAGIVVRNSIVLLDFIKQRRAEGMSIEDSVIEAGRVRLRPILLTAFTAIGALTPVAFSGDVLFVPLAISIISGLLFSAVLTVVIVPATYTAFATKFGK from the coding sequence ATGTTCCAAGCAATTATCCGGAAACCTAAAATTACGATGATGTTTGTATCTATTCTAGTGGTAGTTGGACTATTAACATTATTTCAACTTCCACAACGAGAAATTCCTGAGTTTTCATTTGATATTGGGATCGTTTCGACCGTTTATCCAGGTGGAGCTCCTGAAGAAGTTGAGCAGCAAGTGACTATACCTTTAGAAAGTGCGATTGAAAATATTGCTGGAATTAGTAAAATGAATTCTGTGTCCACATCTGGATTTTCTAATATTATCATTGAAATAGATGATGGAGCAGATAAAAATGAAGTGTTTACAAGTATTCAGCAAGCGATTTCGCAAGTGGACGCTATCCTCCCAGAACAGGCATTAACACCGGATTTTTCACAAATTGCAAGTTTGGGTGCCTTATCTAACTATCATATTCTCCATGAAGATCGTGAAGAGTTATATGAGTTAAAAAATATGCTTTATGACTGGCAGAGCAAGGTAGAATCTATTCCAGGTGTGGAGAGAACGATAGTAAAAGGTTTTCCTGATCAGTATTTTCTAATTAACGTTGACTCCGAAAAAATGTCTTCAAAAGGATTGCAAATTCCTGATGTAATTCAGGCAGTCGATGGAGAACTTAACACGGCTCCTTTAGGAGTTCAGCAAATAAATAAGCAAAATATCCAGTTAGCTTTAACTACACTTAAGGATGAGGCAAAAATTGGTTCCATTTTTGTTGGATTAGATTTCAATAATATTCCGGTTTATTTAGATGATATTGCTGACGTCGGGAGAATTAATGAAACCCCTGAAGACTTAATTACTTTTGAGGGGCAGCCAGCAGTGTCATTTACTGTTGTTCCCGGTAGTGGTGTTAATATCCCTAAGCTCCATGATCAGGTTGATAAGCGGATCATGAGCCTTGCAGAAGAGTTACCAACAGAGATGTCATTTGATCTTTTTTATACGCAAAAAACGGTTGTCGATGAAATCTTTGGCGATTTAACGTTATCCTTTGCATTAGCCGGGCTATCGGTCGTGATTGTGACGCTTTTGGGATTAAGTCTATCCTCGGCAATTATCGTTGCACTTGCGATCCCGACCTCTGTTTTGATTGGATTAATTCCATTACCATTTTTCGGTGTCGATTTGAATCAAATTTCAATTATTGGGATGATTATAGCTCTTGGGATTCTAGTTGACGATGCGATTGTCGTTAGTGACAATATTCGTAATAAATATCGTGAAGGATTATCGCCCTTGAAGGGCGCTCTTGTAGGCAGCAAGGAAGTTCGCGTATCGATCATTACGTCTACGTTAACGGTTGTATTTACATTTTTACCGTTAGTATTTATTTCGGGAGGGGGCGGTGATTTCATTCGCGCCTTGCCGACAGTGTTAATTATGACGATTTTAGCATCGACCATTGTAGCGCTAACATTTGTACCTATTTTCATGGTCTGGAGACAGACGCAATGGCAGCGAAACAAAAAAATATCTCAGCCTGAACCAAAAGACGGCTTACTTGGAAAACAGTTAGATTCGCTGTCTAACTGGTATAGTGAATCGATTTTGCGACGAGTGGTACGACACCCATGGAAAGTAGCAATCTTTGGTTTTATTGTTACGACCAGTTTTTATGGACTGATCCCGTTTATTCCAGTTGAATTTTTCCCATCAACAGACCGAGCCGAAGTAACGGTAGAGGTACGAATGCCAGCAGGAACGACGATTGAAGATACAGAAGAGACACTGCTGAGCATGAGAACGTTCGTTTTGGCAGAGGATGAACATATTTTAGAAACGGCGATTTATGCGGGATCGGGTCTGCCCCCATTATTTGGTGAGGGCATATCAAACAGCGGTGAAGAAACCGGAAACTTACTTTTACGAATTGATCGTGATCAGCAATCAGCAGTGGAGACTATTGCAAGGTGGTCAAATCCACTCCAAAAGGAATTTCCCGATGCGGAGATTGAGTTGACGACAATTGAATCTGGTCCTCCAGTAGGGGCACCGATTGCAATTAAGCTGCAAGGATCAGACGTGGAAACGTTAATCAAGCTTAGTAATCAAATTCAAGACCAAATTAGAGAGTTACCTGCAAGTGGAACGGTCTTGGATGATATGGGGCCACTCCGTCCAACAATCGTTTATGAACCCGTACGTGAAGAGTTAGAAAAAAACGGAATTACCTTGAAAAATCTAAGTGAACAAATTGGGATCCGAACTAACGGAATCCCTTTACAGACGTTCCGAACCGCAGGGGATGCGACTAATCTGAAATTAACTTTAGATAAAGTAGCAAAAAACGGTGAACTTGATTTATCAAAAATATTTCTTCCTAGCCAAATTAGTGGATTTTTAGATGAAGGTCGACCTGAATTAATTGGATTGGATGTATTACTAACGACATCGGAAGGAAAAGAAATCCCTCAAGTTTTAAGGAAAGATGGAATTAGAACAATTACCGTACGGGTTTATCCGACAAATGATAATGACGCAGAACTAGATTCGGAGATTAAGGCAATCACTGATGATGTTCGGGCAACAGTGAGTGATGATTATATTATTAGTCTTGGCGGAGAAACAGAAGCGAGAACCGACTTCATTCTAGAATTATTTACACTTTTCCTTGTCGTATTGTTCCTAATTTATATTGTCATGGCGATACAATTCAATTCCTTGACAATACCATTCTTGATCATGAGTACCGTGCACATAGCAGGAGCAGGTGCTGTGATCGGATTGTTCTTAACCCAAACCGGACTAGGATTCATGGCGCTTATGGGGATTGTTTCCTTAGCTGGGATTGTCGTGCGGAACTCGATTGTGTTGCTTGACTTTATTAAACAGCGTCGAGCGGAGGGAATGTCAATTGAAGATTCAGTAATTGAAGCCGGTCGTGTCCGGTTGCGTCCGATTTTGCTTACAGCATTTACGGCAATTGGTGCTTTAACACCAGTGGCATTTAGTGGTGATGTCTTGTTTGTACCACTAGCCATCTCGATCATTTCTGGATTGCTGTTCTCAGCGGTGTTAACGGTGGTGATAGTGCCAGCTACTTACACAGCCTTTGCAACGAAATTCGGAAAATAA
- a CDS encoding metal-dependent hydrolase, which yields MQYKTHVALSITIGIAALNFFPSMEPELLLYSGGLILGGLLPDIDHMRSKIGRVLPILSRIINGLFGHRAFFHSLLFIVLLAIILRDLAPASFVYGLLLGTASHIIGDMMTHRGIKLLYPIPWNIRFPLTFKTGGGIEQLLLILFIGVSIWYGKLLFLS from the coding sequence ATGCAGTATAAGACACATGTAGCACTTAGTATCACAATCGGAATTGCGGCATTGAACTTTTTTCCATCTATGGAACCTGAGTTATTACTTTATAGTGGAGGATTAATTCTAGGAGGATTACTTCCAGACATAGATCATATGAGGAGCAAAATAGGACGAGTTCTTCCAATTCTTTCAAGGATTATTAACGGGCTGTTTGGACACCGCGCTTTTTTTCACAGTTTGTTATTTATCGTTTTGTTAGCGATTATTTTACGCGACTTAGCGCCGGCCTCATTTGTTTATGGATTATTGCTTGGAACTGCTAGTCATATTATCGGTGATATGATGACACATCGTGGGATTAAATTGCTTTATCCCATCCCCTGGAATATCAGATTTCCGCTGACATTTAAAACAGGAGGTGGAATTGAACAGCTCTTGTTGATTCTATTTATCGGAGTTTCAATTTGGTATGGGAAGTTACTTTTTTTATCTTAA
- a CDS encoding LTA synthase family protein, which translates to MKAFLENHRFMMVCMFLIWLKTFIVSEATFQININQFFEALIFALNPLIFLFSIYCLGLLFKVKMQLIYYFSISLLLSVILYSNVVYYREFSDIITLPMLLMTSNAGDLSISFFELVSWTDILYFIDLAVIGFLIYKKYPSLTVTKIKYNQVKAATITLIVLLAIGLVQLKAIDQKYSFNREQLIQTLGIYNFYIYDGYIQAITSTQTTSSEEDDWSSINEHLEKSRHSPNPDYFGVAENMNVIVVSLESVERFVIDETLNGQEITPFLNELIEESYYFENFYYQTGQGKTSDAEFIINNSLYPLGRGAVFLTHAENEYQALPEILTNHGYHTSTFHANNQSFYNRDVMYDRLGYEDVYSFSDYQISIINSVGWGMKDIDFIEQSLDYMSELPEPFYGTVLTLTNHFPYLLDEEDRFIDEYDSESIIVNRYFPTVRYTDEAMRVLVNGLKEEGIYENTMFVFYGDHYGIANSHYDELGEFLEKDIDLYEAIKLERVPLIIHIPGMEGQTIETISGQIDVMPTLLNLLGISEEEYTMFGTDLFSSNRKDFAILRNGSVITSDFIYANERCFDYTTGEELSLEPCQSLREQGARELNYSDEIIYGDLFRFLDY; encoded by the coding sequence TTGAAAGCATTTCTCGAAAATCATCGCTTTATGATGGTTTGTATGTTTCTCATTTGGTTGAAAACATTCATCGTATCTGAAGCTACATTTCAAATAAATATTAATCAATTTTTTGAAGCACTTATTTTTGCGTTGAACCCGTTAATATTCCTTTTTTCAATTTATTGTTTAGGTTTGTTATTCAAAGTGAAAATGCAGTTGATTTATTATTTTTCGATAAGTTTGCTATTATCTGTGATTCTTTATTCGAATGTAGTCTATTATCGCGAGTTTAGCGATATCATTACCCTCCCGATGTTGTTAATGACTTCAAACGCTGGGGATTTAAGTATCAGTTTTTTTGAACTTGTCTCATGGACTGACATTCTTTACTTTATTGATCTCGCCGTAATCGGATTTCTAATTTATAAAAAGTATCCATCGCTTACAGTAACGAAAATAAAATATAATCAGGTGAAAGCCGCGACGATTACTCTGATTGTATTATTAGCTATAGGGCTAGTGCAATTGAAAGCAATCGATCAAAAATACTCATTTAATCGTGAACAGCTAATTCAAACGTTAGGGATTTATAACTTTTATATTTATGATGGCTATATTCAGGCTATAACAAGTACGCAAACGACTTCGTCCGAAGAAGATGATTGGTCATCAATAAATGAGCATTTGGAGAAAAGTCGTCACTCACCGAATCCTGACTATTTTGGGGTGGCTGAAAATATGAATGTGATTGTCGTTTCTTTGGAATCTGTTGAAAGGTTTGTTATTGATGAAACGTTAAATGGACAAGAAATAACACCATTTTTAAATGAATTAATTGAAGAAAGCTATTACTTCGAAAACTTTTATTATCAGACGGGGCAAGGGAAAACATCAGATGCTGAGTTTATCATTAATAACTCTTTATATCCCTTAGGTCGGGGGGCCGTTTTTCTCACACATGCTGAAAATGAATATCAGGCTTTGCCTGAAATATTGACGAACCATGGTTATCATACCTCAACTTTTCATGCCAACAACCAATCTTTTTATAATCGTGATGTGATGTATGATCGTTTAGGATACGAGGATGTTTATTCTTTTAGTGACTATCAAATTTCAATAATCAACTCCGTTGGTTGGGGAATGAAGGATATTGATTTTATTGAGCAATCACTCGATTATATGAGCGAACTTCCTGAGCCATTTTACGGAACGGTTTTAACGTTAACGAACCACTTCCCATATTTATTAGATGAAGAAGACCGCTTTATTGATGAATATGATTCCGAGAGTATAATTGTTAATCGTTATTTTCCAACGGTCAGGTATACAGACGAAGCGATGCGTGTTCTTGTGAACGGGTTGAAGGAAGAAGGGATTTACGAAAATACTATGTTTGTATTCTACGGGGATCATTATGGTATTGCTAATAGCCACTATGATGAGCTCGGTGAGTTTTTAGAAAAAGATATTGATTTGTATGAAGCGATCAAGCTTGAAAGAGTGCCGTTGATTATACACATCCCCGGAATGGAAGGGCAAACGATCGAGACGATTTCAGGGCAAATTGATGTCATGCCAACACTTTTAAATCTACTCGGTATTTCGGAAGAAGAGTATACGATGTTTGGAACGGACCTCTTTTCTAGCAACCGAAAAGACTTTGCTATACTTCGAAATGGCAGTGTTATCACGAGCGACTTTATTTATGCAAATGAACGCTGCTTTGACTATACAACTGGAGAAGAGCTTTCACTTGAACCCTGTCAATCACTCAGAGAACAAGGAGCACGTGAATTGAATTATTCAGACGAAATTATCTACGGGGATTTGTTTAGATTCTTAGATTACTAG
- a CDS encoding SDR family oxidoreductase, which produces MTKEQYYPSGQPPQHQDHQPGFENEMIPLPIAEDPDYRGNGKLQGKVALITGGDSGIGRAVAIAFAKEGATVVINYLDEHEDAEETKRQVEEEEQQCFLFPGDIGQEEFCKELIQKVIQMCSKIDVLVNNAAEQNPIKGIAFITAKQLERTFRTNVFSMFYLVQAALPFLKQGSTIINTSSVTAYKGHEQLLDYSATKGAVTTFTRSLSLSLVSQGIRVNGVAPGPIWTPLITSTFNKAEVHVFGMNTPMKRAGQPEELAAAYVYLACDDSSYMTGQMLHINGGEIING; this is translated from the coding sequence ATGACGAAGGAACAATATTATCCATCCGGTCAACCACCCCAACATCAAGATCATCAACCTGGTTTTGAGAATGAAATGATACCCCTGCCTATTGCAGAGGACCCTGATTACAGAGGAAATGGAAAACTACAAGGAAAAGTAGCTTTGATTACTGGTGGAGATAGCGGGATCGGACGGGCAGTAGCAATTGCCTTTGCAAAAGAAGGTGCGACTGTTGTCATCAATTATTTAGATGAACATGAGGATGCCGAAGAAACGAAAAGGCAAGTGGAAGAAGAAGAGCAACAATGCTTTCTTTTCCCTGGTGACATCGGTCAAGAAGAATTTTGTAAAGAGTTGATTCAGAAAGTCATCCAAATGTGCTCAAAGATTGATGTACTAGTCAATAATGCCGCTGAACAGAATCCGATAAAAGGGATTGCTTTTATTACTGCTAAGCAGCTAGAACGAACATTTCGAACAAATGTCTTCTCAATGTTCTACCTTGTCCAAGCAGCGCTGCCTTTTTTAAAGCAAGGTTCAACAATTATTAATACTTCTTCCGTTACGGCTTACAAAGGGCATGAACAGTTGCTTGATTATTCAGCAACAAAAGGTGCTGTTACAACCTTTACTCGCTCTTTATCGCTTTCATTAGTTAGTCAGGGGATCCGTGTTAATGGTGTTGCACCAGGACCAATATGGACTCCGCTGATCACTTCAACATTTAATAAAGCGGAAGTTCATGTGTTTGGGATGAATACACCGATGAAGCGTGCAGGCCAACCTGAGGAATTAGCTGCAGCTTATGTTTACTTGGCTTGTGATGATTCATCGTATATGACTGGGCAAATGTTACACATTAATGGTGGGGAAATTATCAATGGATAA
- a CDS encoding DUF5634 family protein, with product MNFLPREQIIREMTGTLQIMIDVYQLEDAGIFEEEGEGEAYYVGYTVRKNGDVYMIHKPFMKNEAGELAPKNLEWVVETGEEDYHKYKSLDDVFTAITQRQIH from the coding sequence ATGAATTTCTTACCGCGAGAACAGATCATTCGAGAAATGACTGGGACATTACAAATAATGATCGATGTTTATCAATTAGAAGATGCCGGAATTTTTGAAGAGGAAGGAGAAGGAGAAGCGTATTATGTCGGTTATACGGTTCGTAAGAATGGTGATGTATATATGATCCATAAGCCATTCATGAAAAATGAAGCAGGAGAGCTTGCTCCTAAAAATTTAGAATGGGTTGTCGAAACAGGTGAAGAGGACTACCATAAATATAAATCATTAGATGATGTATTCACAGCAATTACGCAAAGGCAGATTCATTAA
- a CDS encoding assimilatory sulfite reductase (NADPH) flavoprotein subunit yields MQLKVINSPFNQEQVELLNRILPTLTETQKVWLSGYLAASQSFSVPQTSGSLVPELQAKRTEKTLSKEVIILYGSQTGNAEGLAVSMGKTLETRGFQVTVSSMSDFKSNTLKKSQNLLIVVSTHGEGIPPDNALTFHEYLQGNRAPKLDELHFSVLSLGDSSYEYFCQTGKEFDARLAELGGTRLYPRVDCDLDYDDPAAEWLEGVFASLSDADGSSRVVAVASALAPQAPSSEAAYSRTHPFQAEVLENLNLNGRGSNKETHHLELSLEGSGLTFEPGDSLGIYPKNDLVLVNMLIEEMKWDPKEIVTVNKLGDVLPLKEALSSHFEITVLTKSLLEVVASHSTNEQLRELVSTNNKEKLSTYLNGRDLLDLVRDFGPWSASAQEFVSMLRKLPARLYSIASSLSANPDEVHVTIGAVRYEAYGRERKGVCSILCAEHLQPGDTLPVYIQHNQNFKLPISTDTPIVMVGPGTGIAPFRAFMQEREEIGAGGKSWLFFGDQHFVTDFLYQIEWQKWLKNGVLTKMDVAFSRDTAEKVYVQHRIFEHRKELFEWIQDGAIVYVCGDEKNMAHDVHNTLIEIIEKEGGMNRESAKNYLADMQQQKRYQRDVY; encoded by the coding sequence TTGCAACTTAAGGTTATCAACAGTCCTTTTAATCAGGAGCAGGTAGAGCTTCTTAATCGTATTCTACCAACCTTAACAGAAACACAAAAAGTCTGGCTGAGCGGTTATCTGGCCGCGTCTCAATCATTTTCTGTTCCACAAACATCAGGATCTCTAGTGCCAGAACTTCAGGCAAAGAGAACTGAGAAGACACTCTCAAAAGAAGTGATCATTCTTTACGGGTCACAAACTGGCAACGCCGAGGGACTTGCAGTAAGTATGGGTAAGACACTTGAAACGCGAGGTTTTCAGGTAACGGTCTCATCGATGAGCGATTTTAAGTCGAACACTTTGAAGAAAAGTCAAAATCTTCTTATTGTTGTAAGCACACATGGTGAAGGAATTCCACCAGATAACGCGCTAACATTTCATGAGTATCTCCAAGGAAATCGGGCACCAAAGCTTGACGAGCTTCACTTTTCAGTTTTGTCGCTAGGAGACAGCTCGTATGAGTATTTCTGTCAGACAGGAAAAGAATTTGATGCTCGGCTAGCAGAGTTAGGTGGAACAAGGCTTTATCCGCGTGTTGACTGTGATCTTGATTATGATGATCCGGCAGCCGAATGGCTTGAAGGAGTCTTTGCAAGCTTAAGTGATGCTGACGGCAGTAGTCGTGTAGTAGCTGTAGCTTCGGCATTGGCGCCCCAAGCACCATCAAGCGAAGCTGCGTATTCTAGAACCCATCCATTTCAAGCAGAAGTACTTGAAAATTTAAATTTGAATGGTCGAGGCTCAAATAAAGAAACACATCATCTTGAGTTATCTCTTGAAGGGTCTGGCCTCACATTTGAACCGGGTGACAGCCTCGGTATCTATCCCAAAAACGATCTGGTTCTTGTAAATATGCTTATTGAGGAGATGAAATGGGATCCAAAAGAAATTGTGACGGTCAATAAACTGGGAGACGTTCTTCCGCTTAAAGAGGCACTCAGCTCTCACTTTGAAATTACCGTTTTAACAAAGTCACTTCTTGAGGTGGTCGCGTCGCACTCGACAAATGAACAGTTACGTGAGCTTGTATCTACTAACAACAAAGAAAAATTATCTACGTATCTTAACGGACGAGATTTACTCGATTTAGTCCGTGATTTTGGACCGTGGAGTGCCTCAGCTCAAGAATTCGTCTCTATGCTACGCAAATTGCCAGCCCGACTTTATTCGATTGCGAGCAGCCTTTCAGCAAATCCGGATGAAGTACATGTAACGATCGGTGCTGTCCGATACGAGGCATATGGACGCGAACGAAAAGGGGTCTGCTCGATTTTATGTGCCGAACATCTACAACCAGGGGACACACTACCAGTTTACATTCAGCATAATCAAAATTTTAAATTACCTATTAGCACTGATACGCCGATCGTTATGGTTGGTCCAGGAACAGGTATTGCACCGTTCCGCGCCTTTATGCAGGAGCGTGAAGAAATCGGAGCAGGAGGAAAATCATGGCTGTTCTTCGGCGATCAGCATTTTGTGACAGATTTTCTTTACCAGATCGAGTGGCAAAAATGGCTAAAAAATGGTGTGCTAACGAAAATGGATGTCGCATTTTCACGTGATACGGCTGAAAAAGTCTATGTCCAACACCGTATTTTTGAACATCGTAAAGAACTGTTCGAGTGGATTCAAGATGGAGCGATCGTTTACGTCTGTGGAGATGAGAAAAATATGGCACATGACGTCCATAACACTCTTATTGAGATTATCGAAAAAGAAGGCGGTATGAATCGTGAAAGTGCGAAAAACTACCTTGCCGACATGCAACAGCAAAAACGTTACCAGCGGGATGTATATTGA